A section of the [Limnothrix rosea] IAM M-220 genome encodes:
- a CDS encoding hybrid sensor histidine kinase/response regulator, which translates to MLDAASLKAIALEARHCFLLEDAPDFITLFYGSIKQLKNELAQPTGANIGGLYKDLVRSAHSIKGGAGLAELTPLNQLAHKMEDLLEAMAEGRVQDQTTGLELVTLAMEEVQNCVDLAASSDDNPGMSSGVTELTKALEEFIEASVAPETSPDMAIGSSTPSQFIITSLRVDLEACVKRLEDLLVNRPTAQRLKSHLTTLAEECQLLGEALSLPWLQDISLVITQMTAKPIMPLPEFAALAIAEIRAVSQAYLQDVENTDLSPTFKQFQEAPKVTAPPEPPTAPVPAPVATTAPTTTATTQKKTSTLQVRMPITQLNRMGNAVGELFIGYEQLSRHQQQLLQASRNLKQRTQQLNPIRDEVVTLYDQLAIASPKITTPNGNGHNQNTSPEAAAILGEASPDSEFDSLHFDQYTQAHSNLQQFQELMVQVQEIREDIELIRWEFQNSLDSMRQQLEYLNQDLTQSRLVPFGKLARRFIQSLETLSQRYPQSAQLKIVGEDVLVDQAILEQLRTPLTHLIRNAFDHGIEPPVQRRQGDKPETGTITLSAKLLGNIVEIEVSDDGKGVSVDRVWEKAVAVGLHSPTERDRLSENQILDFIFAPGFSTRQKVSDLSGRGMGLDIVRLELDQLNGTVSVDSREGQGTKFTIRIPLSFNILPLLLCRCQQQVLALPSVNISGVVALVGKNATAEPPDHLDWQGSPLKLHPLDELLPYTQSNVFLPPDQRPKPTIAVVVRQGDQPLAITVDEIIGERELVLKALDRTVTYPPYIAGCTVLGTGEVVPVLIPDAFDHLLNAPKLDKLTTPPPTVAQNVQRQPSILIIDDSVAVRRTLNKMLTQCGYQVHQCRDGKEAWNFLNRSNQTFDLAICDLEMPGYDGFTLLQMVRGQQQWDSLPFVMLTSRDNDLHRQRAERLGASNYFTKPFNPIQFLQAIAEYVD; encoded by the coding sequence ATGTTGGATGCCGCCAGTTTAAAAGCGATCGCCCTTGAAGCCCGCCATTGTTTTCTCTTGGAAGATGCGCCGGACTTTATCACTCTGTTTTACGGGAGCATCAAACAACTCAAAAATGAACTGGCTCAGCCTACTGGCGCAAATATTGGGGGCTTATATAAAGATCTCGTGCGTTCTGCCCACTCCATTAAAGGTGGTGCGGGTTTAGCGGAGTTGACCCCCCTAAATCAGCTCGCCCACAAAATGGAAGATCTCCTTGAGGCCATGGCAGAGGGGCGGGTTCAAGACCAAACAACGGGTTTAGAACTGGTCACCTTAGCGATGGAGGAGGTGCAAAATTGCGTTGATCTCGCGGCCTCTAGTGACGATAATCCGGGGATGTCCAGTGGCGTAACGGAGCTGACAAAAGCGCTGGAGGAATTTATCGAAGCCTCGGTGGCACCAGAAACGTCGCCGGATATGGCGATCGGCAGCTCTACGCCCAGTCAATTTATCATCACTTCCCTCAGGGTAGATCTCGAAGCTTGTGTCAAACGTTTAGAAGATCTATTGGTGAATCGGCCGACAGCCCAACGCCTTAAGTCTCACCTAACAACCTTGGCAGAGGAATGTCAGCTCTTAGGGGAAGCGCTCAGTTTGCCATGGCTACAGGATATTTCGCTTGTCATCACTCAAATGACCGCGAAGCCGATCATGCCTCTTCCAGAATTTGCCGCTTTGGCGATCGCCGAAATTCGAGCGGTCAGTCAAGCCTATTTACAAGACGTAGAGAATACGGACTTATCGCCTACCTTTAAACAATTTCAAGAAGCACCAAAAGTCACCGCTCCTCCCGAACCACCAACTGCCCCCGTGCCTGCACCCGTTGCAACAACCGCCCCAACCACGACCGCAACGACCCAGAAAAAAACATCAACCCTACAGGTGCGTATGCCCATCACCCAGCTCAACCGCATGGGTAATGCCGTCGGAGAATTGTTTATCGGCTACGAACAGCTTTCCCGTCACCAGCAGCAACTGCTCCAAGCGAGCCGTAATCTGAAACAACGAACCCAGCAGCTTAACCCCATTCGCGACGAAGTGGTAACTCTCTACGACCAACTGGCGATCGCCTCCCCAAAAATCACAACACCCAACGGCAATGGTCACAATCAAAACACAAGCCCAGAAGCAGCCGCCATCCTTGGAGAAGCCTCCCCTGACTCAGAATTTGACAGTCTCCACTTCGACCAATACACCCAAGCCCATTCCAACCTGCAGCAGTTTCAAGAGCTCATGGTGCAAGTCCAAGAAATCCGCGAAGATATCGAACTCATTCGTTGGGAATTTCAAAACTCCCTCGACAGCATGCGGCAGCAATTGGAATACCTCAACCAAGACCTCACCCAGTCCCGTCTAGTGCCCTTCGGCAAATTAGCACGGCGCTTTATTCAGTCCCTTGAAACCCTGAGCCAACGCTATCCCCAGTCAGCCCAGCTCAAGATTGTCGGTGAAGATGTCCTCGTTGACCAAGCGATTTTAGAACAATTACGCACACCGCTAACCCATCTCATCCGTAATGCCTTTGACCATGGCATCGAACCGCCAGTCCAGCGCCGCCAAGGGGACAAGCCTGAAACCGGAACAATCACCCTCTCCGCAAAGCTCCTCGGTAATATCGTCGAAATTGAAGTTAGTGACGATGGTAAAGGGGTCAGTGTTGATCGGGTTTGGGAAAAAGCCGTTGCCGTTGGGTTACACAGCCCAACAGAGCGCGATCGCCTCAGCGAGAACCAAATTTTAGACTTTATTTTTGCCCCCGGATTTTCGACCCGACAAAAAGTGAGTGACCTCTCCGGGCGAGGCATGGGTTTAGACATTGTCCGCCTCGAACTTGACCAGCTTAACGGCACAGTATCCGTGGATAGTCGTGAGGGGCAGGGGACAAAATTTACGATTCGAATTCCCCTAAGTTTTAATATTTTGCCGTTACTGCTGTGTCGCTGCCAACAACAGGTTTTAGCGCTCCCTTCGGTGAATATTTCAGGTGTGGTTGCCCTCGTGGGTAAAAATGCCACCGCAGAGCCACCCGATCATCTTGATTGGCAAGGCTCTCCCCTAAAGCTTCATCCCCTTGACGAGCTATTGCCCTATACCCAAAGCAATGTTTTCCTCCCCCCAGACCAACGCCCAAAACCCACGATCGCCGTGGTTGTCCGCCAAGGAGATCAGCCCCTAGCCATTACCGTTGACGAGATTATCGGGGAGCGGGAGCTGGTTCTAAAAGCCCTTGACCGGACAGTGACCTATCCCCCTTATATTGCGGGCTGTACGGTGTTGGGTACAGGGGAAGTAGTACCTGTATTAATTCCTGATGCCTTCGACCACTTGCTCAATGCACCAAAACTCGACAAGCTCACAACCCCACCGCCAACGGTGGCGCAAAATGTCCAACGGCAACCCTCTATTTTGATCATTGATGATTCTGTGGCCGTCCGTCGTACGTTAAATAAAATGCTGACCCAATGTGGTTATCAAGTGCATCAATGCCGCGATGGTAAAGAAGCTTGGAATTTTCTCAACCGTTCGAATCAGACCTTTGATCTGGCCATTTGTGATCTGGAAATGCCGGGTTATGACGGTTTTACCTTGCTTCAGATGGTGCGGGGACAGCAGCAATGGGATAGCTTGCCTTTCGTGATGTTGACATCCCGTGATAATGATCTACACCGTCAAAGAGCGGAAAGACTAGGAGCCAGCAATTATTTCACGAAACCCTTTAACCCTATCCAGTTTTTGCAGGCGATCGCCGAATATGTTGACTAA
- a CDS encoding methyl-accepting chemotaxis protein, with protein MTATTNMLNNQPNYSPTIKSLQAAIAVDPTDIVTKLNLASQLEEEGFKQDAAVVYQDIIDSDKDGVFAASAEQAILALGIDPTAKDGNISASPEPITAIANPQISYSDEVRGLKREVAADPTDMIAQISLASALENEGHDGEAADVYRYIIANDADGVFSASAEKALENLEGAIAAPAPIIEQPPQPEITVVPEVKPAKKTKSIIQRPQPSRSSSNGVLGRLRDLPIAQKQFAGMLLSSLVTLTGVVGAGILITTASGRAQLREQAISELAVNEIQYDIKINQMGFGFRGQSDNAAVIEAATQYTQTGQVSPDVRALVDGILQNEITAREIEFATLVGADKRIIVNANADRTGELFDPNGLVTQVLANPSQIKTSELIPWEQISAEQPPLPEGTPQEAQALVRYTVTPVTSASGQVVGALISGDLVIEGKVAIPRETVKAFDSGYSAVYHINSDGSFNLSAAASEVLEDTGSGSEELVIHTSIDEADTLALPNDDLLVAAVAANGEIVTETKNVGGQTYTLAAVSVSNNAGQPIAVMVRGTPVDNLNALLRNNLTLQVSVGLVAIALSALLASLLGRAISQPIKELQDTAEEFGQGNLTARAEAASKDEVGLLAETFNTMADDILASTEAIAKQSEANEKEAEFQRLERERLQEGVIRLLLQIEEARRGDLSVQAKVDEGEVGSIADAFNATIRSLRLLVSQVQSSANQVHDSAIANNDLITQLANEATVQEKAIQSAERSVRGIAQSIQSVAKSAQVAAKIARRSRVAAQQGQETMDETVENIDNIRASVADTSKKAKRLAESSQEISKIVNIISDISEKTNLLAFNASIEATRAGENGQGFRVVADEVRRLAEQVTTSAQEIEQLIGGIQEETVDMMKMMEESTSQVVTGTELVRKTKTTLQNVARISQEIDKVLNSISKATVSQRDASTKVTKTMQSVASVAQKTASESQSMSEQLKSLTNVAIALQESSSRFKVD; from the coding sequence ATGACGGCTACTACTAATATGCTCAATAATCAGCCTAATTACTCTCCGACAATTAAGTCTTTACAGGCGGCGATCGCCGTTGATCCGACGGATATTGTGACGAAGCTGAATCTCGCGAGTCAACTGGAAGAAGAAGGGTTTAAGCAAGATGCGGCTGTTGTGTATCAAGACATTATTGATAGTGATAAAGACGGCGTATTTGCGGCTAGTGCGGAGCAGGCGATCTTAGCGTTGGGGATTGACCCGACAGCAAAGGATGGGAACATCTCTGCGTCTCCAGAACCGATAACTGCCATAGCGAATCCTCAGATTTCCTATTCGGATGAAGTGCGGGGCTTAAAGCGTGAGGTCGCGGCCGATCCCACCGATATGATTGCCCAGATCAGTTTGGCGAGTGCCCTAGAAAATGAAGGCCATGATGGGGAAGCTGCCGATGTTTATCGCTATATTATTGCTAACGATGCGGACGGTGTATTTTCAGCGAGTGCCGAAAAAGCCTTGGAAAACCTAGAGGGGGCGATCGCCGCTCCAGCGCCCATTATTGAGCAGCCACCTCAGCCAGAAATTACGGTTGTTCCTGAAGTTAAGCCCGCCAAGAAAACAAAATCTATTATCCAGCGACCACAACCTAGTCGCTCTAGCAGTAATGGTGTTTTGGGTCGCCTGCGGGATCTGCCCATTGCCCAAAAGCAGTTTGCGGGGATGCTCCTTTCTAGTTTAGTTACCCTAACGGGCGTGGTCGGTGCAGGTATTTTGATTACGACAGCCTCTGGACGAGCACAGTTACGAGAACAAGCCATTTCAGAGCTAGCTGTCAACGAAATTCAATACGACATTAAAATCAACCAAATGGGCTTCGGTTTCCGGGGTCAGTCCGATAACGCTGCGGTCATTGAAGCCGCAACCCAGTACACTCAAACGGGGCAGGTTTCCCCAGATGTACGGGCTCTAGTAGACGGCATTCTCCAAAACGAGATTACAGCGCGGGAAATTGAATTTGCCACTTTGGTGGGAGCCGATAAACGTATCATTGTTAACGCTAATGCTGACCGGACTGGCGAACTCTTTGATCCCAATGGTTTGGTGACACAAGTCTTGGCAAATCCATCTCAGATTAAAACGAGTGAACTCATACCTTGGGAGCAAATCTCCGCCGAGCAACCCCCTCTCCCTGAAGGAACTCCCCAAGAAGCACAGGCTCTTGTTCGCTACACCGTGACTCCGGTGACAAGTGCCTCTGGTCAGGTGGTTGGAGCTTTGATTTCCGGTGATCTGGTGATTGAAGGCAAAGTTGCAATTCCGAGAGAAACGGTAAAAGCGTTTGACTCTGGCTACAGTGCGGTTTATCACATCAACAGTGATGGCTCTTTTAATCTATCGGCGGCGGCATCGGAAGTGCTTGAGGATACTGGCAGTGGCTCAGAGGAGTTGGTTATTCACACCAGTATTGACGAAGCGGATACATTGGCTCTACCAAACGACGATTTGCTGGTTGCTGCAGTGGCAGCCAATGGCGAGATTGTGACAGAGACGAAAAATGTCGGTGGACAGACTTATACGTTGGCAGCGGTGAGTGTCAGTAACAATGCGGGTCAACCGATCGCCGTGATGGTGCGGGGAACGCCTGTGGATAATTTGAATGCTCTACTTCGTAATAACCTAACTTTGCAGGTGAGTGTGGGTTTAGTGGCGATCGCCCTGTCGGCATTATTGGCAAGCTTACTCGGACGAGCCATTAGTCAACCGATTAAGGAGCTACAGGATACAGCAGAAGAATTTGGTCAAGGTAATTTAACAGCCCGAGCAGAAGCGGCATCGAAAGATGAGGTCGGTCTACTGGCTGAAACCTTTAATACGATGGCCGATGATATTTTGGCTTCTACCGAGGCGATTGCCAAACAGTCGGAAGCGAACGAGAAGGAGGCAGAATTCCAACGCTTAGAACGGGAACGCCTACAAGAGGGTGTAATTCGTTTACTGCTACAAATTGAAGAAGCCCGCCGTGGTGATTTGAGCGTCCAAGCAAAGGTAGATGAAGGGGAAGTTGGCTCCATTGCTGACGCCTTTAACGCCACGATCCGCAGTCTACGATTGCTAGTATCTCAGGTACAAAGCTCGGCAAACCAGGTCCATGACTCGGCGATCGCCAACAACGACTTGATTACCCAGTTGGCGAACGAAGCAACAGTCCAAGAAAAAGCAATCCAGTCCGCTGAACGTTCTGTTAGAGGCATTGCCCAATCGATTCAGTCCGTAGCAAAATCCGCCCAAGTGGCTGCAAAAATTGCCCGCCGCTCCCGTGTGGCCGCGCAGCAGGGTCAAGAAACCATGGACGAAACGGTAGAAAATATCGATAACATTCGGGCATCGGTAGCTGACACCTCGAAAAAAGCGAAGCGCTTAGCGGAATCCTCCCAAGAGATTTCTAAGATTGTCAATATCATTTCCGACATCTCCGAAAAAACGAACCTACTGGCATTTAACGCATCCATCGAGGCGACCCGTGCCGGGGAAAACGGTCAAGGTTTCCGCGTGGTTGCAGACGAAGTTCGTCGCCTAGCGGAGCAGGTCACCACGTCTGCCCAAGAGATTGAGCAACTCATTGGCGGTATTCAGGAAGAGACGGTGGACATGATGAAAATGATGGAAGAAAGTACTTCCCAAGTTGTCACCGGAACAGAACTGGTACGCAAAACAAAAACCACCCTCCAAAATGTAGCGCGCATTAGCCAAGAAATTGACAAAGTCTTGAACTCCATTTCAAAGGCGACAGTCTCCCAGCGAGATGCCTCCACGAAGGTGACAAAAACCATGCAATCGGTTGCCTCCGTTGCCCAAAAAACCGCATCGGAATCCCAGTCGATGTCTGAGCAGTTAAAGTCCCTCACCAACGTGGCGATCGCCCTTCAAGAATCCTCTTCCCGATTTAAGGTTGACTAA
- a CDS encoding J domain-containing protein has protein sequence MNLLYCYEILGLRVDAELSTIKASYRRLARRFHPDVNGGDRQAQEKFIEINRAYRELMRVFPNAALGEAEQVERPRASVLHELTALEHRLKWQTYQSLQACLRKEKFARAIALTDGLANRLPHDVEVRQWQGIIYLSWGSLLLRQGKDHQARTYFRKALLADPCNVRLRQQVERAIAKIKVSAV, from the coding sequence ATGAATCTCCTCTATTGCTATGAAATTTTAGGGCTACGGGTTGATGCTGAACTTTCGACGATTAAGGCTTCCTATCGGCGTTTGGCAAGGCGGTTCCATCCTGATGTCAATGGGGGCGATCGCCAAGCTCAGGAAAAGTTTATTGAGATTAATCGTGCCTATCGAGAACTAATGCGTGTTTTTCCGAACGCGGCTTTAGGAGAAGCAGAACAAGTTGAACGACCAAGAGCCAGTGTTCTCCACGAATTAACAGCACTAGAACACCGCCTTAAATGGCAAACTTATCAATCCCTTCAGGCTTGTCTACGTAAAGAAAAATTTGCGCGGGCGATCGCCCTGACGGATGGTTTAGCTAATCGTCTACCCCATGATGTGGAGGTACGGCAATGGCAGGGGATTATTTATTTGTCGTGGGGATCGCTACTGTTGCGCCAAGGCAAAGACCACCAAGCGCGCACTTATTTTCGTAAAGCGCTTCTAGCTGATCCCTGTAATGTGAGGCTACGGCAACAGGTGGAACGGGCGATCGCCAAGATTAAAGTTTCTGCGGTTTAG
- a CDS encoding chemotaxis protein CheW has product MTTDYFQVRLYPRGAAPGLGRSRLLIPLGDIAEIVTVQQQEICALPGVPQGVTGVFNLRGQLIWTMDLRQMNRTWVSESRLNPQGKVMLVLVTSSQGQVGCIAQELFGIATCDSAAMVGITPDLRRAYVFCDRQIEQDRNTTGVVIDTGQLFRHLSLMA; this is encoded by the coding sequence ATGACGACTGATTATTTCCAAGTACGGCTTTATCCCCGTGGTGCTGCGCCGGGGTTGGGGCGATCGCGGTTATTGATTCCTTTGGGTGATATTGCGGAGATTGTCACGGTGCAACAGCAGGAAATCTGTGCATTACCCGGTGTGCCCCAAGGGGTGACTGGTGTTTTTAATCTCCGGGGTCAGTTGATTTGGACGATGGATTTGCGTCAGATGAATCGGACTTGGGTGTCTGAGTCGCGGCTGAATCCCCAAGGGAAGGTGATGTTGGTTTTGGTGACTTCTTCCCAAGGGCAAGTGGGTTGTATTGCCCAGGAGCTATTTGGTATTGCAACTTGTGATTCTGCGGCGATGGTGGGCATTACGCCAGATTTGCGTCGGGCCTATGTGTTTTGCGATCGCCAAATTGAGCAGGACAGAAATACAACGGGGGTGGTCATTGATACGGGACAGTTGTTTCGTCATTTGTCTCTGATGGCATAG
- the moaD gene encoding molybdopterin converting factor subunit 1 gives MINISVKLFAIYQETYQQDQLELQLEDQATVKTLADHIFSEHPELQEWRNVTRYGVNMAFVDENTVLKDGDEIVFIPPVSGG, from the coding sequence TTGATTAATATTTCCGTTAAACTTTTCGCTATTTACCAAGAAACCTACCAGCAAGACCAGCTCGAGTTGCAATTGGAAGATCAAGCAACAGTAAAAACCTTGGCGGATCATATTTTTAGTGAGCACCCAGAATTGCAAGAATGGCGCAACGTTACTCGCTACGGTGTGAATATGGCATTTGTTGACGAAAATACTGTCCTAAAAGATGGTGATGAAATTGTCTTCATTCCCCCCGTTAGCGGCGGCTAA
- a CDS encoding response regulator, with the protein MKKALVVDDSKSEQKLVQALLEKMSVNVDLADNGEEALRWLQSNDQPDLIMLDIVMPDMNGLDLCREIRETLGYGDVPIIFCSNKSQEFDRFWALRQGGNAYLTKPYSPMDFIKTVKEHL; encoded by the coding sequence ATGAAAAAGGCATTGGTGGTAGATGATTCGAAGTCTGAACAAAAGTTAGTTCAGGCTTTGCTCGAAAAAATGTCGGTTAATGTTGATCTTGCTGACAATGGCGAAGAGGCTTTGAGGTGGCTGCAAAGTAATGACCAGCCGGATTTGATCATGTTGGATATTGTGATGCCTGACATGAACGGCCTAGATTTGTGTCGCGAAATTCGCGAAACCCTTGGCTATGGGGATGTCCCGATTATTTTTTGTTCGAATAAATCCCAAGAGTTTGACCGGTTTTGGGCGCTGCGTCAGGGGGGGAATGCTTATTTGACGAAGCCCTATAGCCCTATGGATTTTATTAAGACTGTTAAGGAGCATCTCTAG
- a CDS encoding response regulator, giving the protein MEVQDAATRKVVIPGKALQSLIIKKASGIIIVFDPSDESVFWQLHLGGGKLHYATSGVGKRERLAYLLKQLFPKTQFPLPDPLTDDYGYICKIWKMGKLSLKQVRQILFFLTQEAVAQVLALPRAAVKFEKTPIGLDPLLLSLSLKQMVRPLQSQIRDNVQMRSQISSPFRRLYLADVDRMVNPSWLEVGDYKFVDDIVKLLHNKLTLYEISAAAAQTTNKLGVLLRPLIQTDGLKVLPYKQTEVVNKSLVACIDDSKATQRIVKLTLEASGLKVVGVMEPAQALSLFARQRPEVILMDINMPEIDGYELCRMFNQSSVLKGIPVIMLTGRDGLLDRIRARMVGASDYIAKPFDPEELIRLVHSYLSSSLPESSLS; this is encoded by the coding sequence ATGGAAGTGCAGGATGCTGCGACAAGAAAAGTTGTGATTCCGGGTAAGGCTTTACAAAGTCTCATTATCAAAAAAGCCTCTGGAATTATTATTGTTTTCGATCCTTCAGATGAGTCTGTCTTTTGGCAACTGCATCTGGGCGGCGGAAAACTCCATTACGCCACTAGTGGTGTGGGGAAAAGAGAGCGCCTAGCCTATTTGCTGAAGCAGCTGTTTCCGAAGACCCAATTTCCCTTACCAGATCCATTGACTGACGATTATGGTTACATTTGCAAAATCTGGAAGATGGGGAAACTTTCCCTCAAGCAGGTGCGACAGATACTGTTTTTTTTAACTCAAGAGGCCGTTGCTCAAGTGTTGGCGTTGCCTCGGGCAGCCGTGAAGTTCGAAAAGACTCCTATTGGCCTTGATCCCCTGCTCCTTTCCTTATCTCTGAAGCAAATGGTGCGGCCTCTACAATCTCAAATTCGAGATAACGTGCAGATGCGATCGCAGATTAGTTCGCCATTTCGGCGTTTGTATTTAGCGGATGTTGATCGGATGGTGAATCCATCTTGGTTAGAGGTTGGAGACTACAAATTTGTTGATGATATTGTCAAACTTTTACACAACAAACTCACACTATACGAAATCAGTGCGGCAGCAGCACAAACGACAAATAAGCTAGGTGTTTTATTACGACCGTTGATTCAGACCGACGGCCTTAAGGTGTTGCCTTACAAGCAAACTGAAGTAGTGAATAAATCTTTAGTTGCTTGTATTGACGATAGTAAGGCAACCCAACGTATCGTCAAGCTCACCCTTGAAGCGAGTGGTTTGAAGGTTGTCGGGGTTATGGAGCCAGCCCAGGCTCTGAGTCTTTTTGCCCGGCAACGCCCTGAGGTGATTTTGATGGATATTAATATGCCGGAAATTGACGGCTATGAGCTATGTCGGATGTTTAATCAGTCCAGTGTATTGAAAGGTATTCCAGTCATTATGCTGACTGGTCGGGATGGTTTGCTTGATCGCATTCGTGCCCGCATGGTTGGTGCTTCGGACTATATTGCGAAGCCCTTCGACCCCGAGGAGTTGATCCGGTTGGTGCATTCCTACCTGAGTTCAAGTCTTCCTGAGTCAAGCTTGTCTTGA